A single region of the Pseudomonas sp. GGS8 genome encodes:
- a CDS encoding N-acetylmuramoyl-L-alanine amidase: MKFLALIASLLVLAGCASGPRIDTSHPSANHDSRIQFVVMHYTSASLEDSLQLLTHGEVSSHYLIGDDEHATIYKLMDENLRAWHAGESQWQGRTWLNSSSIGIEIVNPGFQDTPTGRLWYPYSEAQVQSMIFLLKDISKRQGISPRHIIGHSDIAPMRKLDPGPLFPWKRLAAEGLGIWPNEQAVARQQTQFAVQLPSISWFQAQLARLGYATPQTGELDVATRNVLAAFQLHFRPSRFDGTPDAQTAALLQVLNQTK; the protein is encoded by the coding sequence ATGAAATTTCTTGCTCTTATTGCTTCGCTGCTTGTATTAGCCGGTTGCGCCAGCGGCCCCCGGATTGACACCAGCCACCCTTCCGCCAATCACGACAGCCGTATTCAATTCGTGGTGATGCATTACACCTCCGCATCTCTGGAGGACTCGCTGCAATTGCTGACCCATGGTGAGGTCAGCAGCCATTACCTGATCGGCGACGACGAGCACGCCACCATCTATAAGTTGATGGATGAAAATCTTCGGGCCTGGCACGCCGGCGAAAGCCAATGGCAAGGCCGGACCTGGCTGAACTCCAGTTCCATTGGCATCGAAATCGTCAATCCAGGCTTCCAAGACACCCCGACCGGGCGCCTCTGGTATCCCTACAGCGAAGCCCAGGTCCAATCGATGATCTTCCTGCTCAAGGACATCAGCAAGCGCCAGGGCATCAGCCCTCGCCATATCATCGGCCATAGCGACATCGCCCCCATGCGCAAGCTCGACCCTGGCCCGCTGTTCCCCTGGAAACGCCTGGCTGCCGAAGGTCTGGGAATCTGGCCGAACGAACAGGCCGTGGCGCGCCAGCAAACCCAGTTCGCCGTGCAGCTGCCAAGCATCAGCTGGTTTCAGGCACAACTTGCCCGCCTCGGCTACGCCACGCCACAAACCGGCGAACTGGATGTAGCGACACGCAATGTGCTGGCGGCTTTTCAACTGCATTTTCGCCCGTCCCGTTTCGACGGCACACCGGACGCGCAAACCGCGGCGCTTCTCCAGGTGTTGAACCAGACAAAATAA